Proteins from one Streptococcus mitis B6 genomic window:
- the rexB gene encoding ATP-dependent nuclease subunit B, which yields MKLLYTDIRTSLTEILTREAEELVAAGKRIFYIAPNSLSFEKERAVLQCLSQQASFAITVTRFAQMARYLVLNDLPAKTSLDDIGLGMAFYKCLAELDPKDLRVYGAIKQDPQFIQQLIELYHEMTKAQMSFLDLESLTDEDKRADLLLIFEKVTAYLNQGQLAQGSQLSHLIEAIENDKVSSDFTQIALVIDGFTRFSAEEEWIVDLLHGKGVEIVIGAYASKKAYTSPFAEGNLYQASVEFLHHLASKYQTPAQDYSQTHEKMDSFDKASRLLESSYDFSELALDVDEKDRENLQIWSCLTQKEELELVARSIRQKLHENSNLSYKHLRILLGDVASYQLSLKTIFDQYQIPFYLGRSESMAHHPLTQFVESILALKRYRFRQEDLINLLRTGLYTDLSQTDIDAFEQYIRYLGINGLPAFQQTFTKSHHGKFNLERLNALRLRILTPLETLFASRKQKAENLLQKWNSFLKESSVTKQLQDLTATMEAVEQERQTEVWKAFCHVLEQFATVFAGSQVNLEDFLALLHSGMSLSQYRTIPATVDTVLVQSYDLIAPLTTDFVYAIGLTQDNLPKIAQNTSLLTDEERQSLNQATEEGAQLLIASSENLKKNRYTMLSLVNSARKELILSAPSLFNESESKESAYLQELVHFGFSRKEKRMNHKGLSKEDMGSYHSLLSSLVAYHQQGEPSDREQDLTFVKVLARVMGKKLDQQGLENPALPTSPSSKQLAKDTLQALYPAEQEFYLSTSGLTEFYRNQYSYFLRYVLGLQEELRLHPDARSHGNFLHRIFERALQLPDEDSFDQRLEQAIQETSQEREFEAIYQESLEAQFTKEVLLDVARTTGHILRHNPAIETIKEEANFGGKEQSFIQLDNGRSVFVRGKVDRIDRLKADGAIGVVDYKSSMTQFQFPHFFNGLNSQLPTYLAALKKEGEQNFFGAMYLEMAEPVQSLMVVKSLAGAIVEASKSMKYQGLFLEKESSHLGEFYNKNKANQLTDEEFQLLLDYNAHLYKKAAEKILEGQFAINPYTENGRSIAPYVQQHQAITGFEANYHLDQARFLEKLDLADSKRLVGEKLKQAWFEKIREELNR from the coding sequence ATGAAATTACTTTATACTGATATTCGGACTTCTTTGACAGAAATTCTAACTAGAGAGGCAGAGGAGCTAGTTGCTGCTGGCAAGCGGATCTTCTATATCGCTCCCAACTCCCTTTCTTTTGAAAAAGAACGCGCCGTGCTGCAATGCTTGTCCCAGCAGGCTTCTTTTGCGATTACCGTCACGCGCTTTGCTCAAATGGCTCGTTATCTGGTCTTGAATGATTTGCCTGCTAAAACCAGTCTAGATGACATTGGGCTTGGGATGGCTTTTTATAAATGCCTTGCCGAACTTGATCCTAAGGATTTACGTGTTTATGGAGCTATCAAGCAGGATCCTCAATTTATCCAGCAGTTGATTGAACTTTACCACGAGATGACCAAGGCTCAGATGAGTTTTTTGGACTTGGAGAGTTTGACGGATGAGGACAAGCGAGCAGACTTACTCTTGATTTTTGAGAAAGTAACGGCCTATCTCAATCAAGGCCAGTTGGCTCAAGGAAGTCAGTTGTCCCATTTGATTGAGGCTATTGAGAATGACAAAGTTAGTAGTGATTTTACTCAAATCGCCTTGGTTATTGATGGATTTACCCGTTTTTCTGCTGAGGAAGAGTGGATTGTGGACTTACTTCATGGCAAGGGAGTTGAGATTGTTATTGGGGCTTATGCTAGTAAGAAAGCTTATACCAGTCCATTCGCTGAAGGCAATCTCTATCAAGCCAGTGTGGAGTTTCTCCATCATCTGGCCTCTAAATACCAAACGCCTGCTCAGGACTATTCTCAAACTCATGAGAAGATGGATAGTTTTGACAAGGCCTCTCGTTTGTTGGAGTCTTCTTATGACTTTTCAGAACTCGCTTTAGATGTCGATGAGAAGGATCGTGAAAACTTACAAATCTGGTCTTGCTTGACACAAAAGGAAGAGTTAGAGTTGGTAGCCCGTAGCATTCGTCAGAAATTACACGAGAACTCAAATCTGAGTTACAAGCATCTTCGTATTCTCTTGGGGGATGTAGCTTCTTATCAGTTATCTCTAAAAACGATTTTTGACCAGTATCAGATTCCTTTTTATCTAGGTAGAAGCGAATCCATGGCGCATCATCCCTTGACACAGTTTGTTGAGTCTATTTTGGCTTTAAAACGTTATCGTTTCCGTCAGGAAGATTTGATAAACCTTCTTAGAACAGGTCTATATACCGACCTTAGTCAAACTGATATTGATGCTTTTGAGCAATATATCCGCTATCTTGGTATCAATGGCTTGCCAGCCTTTCAGCAAACCTTTACCAAATCCCACCATGGAAAATTTAATCTGGAACGTTTAAATGCTCTTCGTCTGCGTATTTTAACACCTCTTGAAACCCTCTTTGCCAGTCGAAAACAAAAGGCTGAAAATCTCCTACAAAAATGGAATAGCTTTCTAAAAGAAAGTTCAGTGACCAAGCAGTTACAAGATTTGACAGCCACTATGGAAGCTGTAGAGCAGGAAAGACAGACTGAAGTTTGGAAGGCATTCTGTCATGTTTTAGAACAATTTGCGACCGTTTTTGCTGGTTCACAAGTTAATCTAGAGGACTTCCTAGCCTTGCTTCATTCTGGAATGAGCCTATCTCAATATCGCACCATTCCAGCAACAGTAGACACAGTTCTGGTTCAGAGCTATGATTTGATTGCTCCTCTGACTACTGACTTTGTCTATGCCATTGGGCTGACTCAGGACAATTTACCAAAAATAGCGCAAAACACCAGTCTTTTGACAGATGAAGAAAGACAAAGCTTAAACCAAGCGACAGAGGAAGGGGCACAATTGCTGATTGCCAGCAGTGAAAACCTCAAGAAAAATCGCTATACTATGCTTTCCTTGGTTAATTCTGCTCGTAAAGAGTTAATCTTGTCGGCTCCAAGCCTTTTTAATGAAAGTGAAAGTAAGGAATCTGCCTATCTTCAAGAGCTGGTCCATTTTGGATTTAGTCGGAAAGAGAAGAGGATGAATCACAAAGGGCTGTCTAAGGAAGATATGGGCTCATATCACAGTCTTTTGTCCAGTCTGGTTGCCTATCACCAGCAGGGCGAGCCGAGTGATAGGGAGCAAGATTTGACCTTTGTCAAGGTTCTGGCGCGTGTGATGGGTAAAAAACTAGACCAGCAAGGTTTGGAAAATCCTGCCCTCCCAACCAGTCCAAGCAGTAAGCAGTTGGCTAAGGATACCTTACAAGCTCTCTATCCTGCTGAACAGGAATTTTACCTGTCTACATCTGGTTTGACGGAGTTTTACCGGAACCAATACAGTTATTTCCTCCGCTACGTGTTAGGCTTGCAGGAGGAATTGCGCCTACATCCAGATGCTCGTAGTCATGGGAATTTCTTACACCGTATCTTTGAGCGGGCCTTGCAGTTACCTGACGAAGATTCTTTTGATCAACGTTTGGAACAGGCTATCCAAGAAACCAGTCAAGAACGGGAATTTGAAGCCATTTATCAAGAAAGTTTGGAAGCCCAGTTTACCAAGGAAGTTCTGCTCGATGTAGCTCGCACGACTGGTCACATTCTCCGCCATAATCCAGCCATCGAAACCATCAAAGAAGAGGCAAATTTCGGTGGGAAAGAGCAATCCTTTATTCAATTGGACAATGGTCGCAGTGTCTTTGTACGAGGTAAGGTGGACCGGATTGATCGTTTGAAAGCTGATGGGGCGATAGGAGTGGTAGACTACAAATCCAGTATGACTCAGTTCCAGTTTCCTCATTTCTTTAATGGGCTTAATTCCCAACTGCCAACCTATTTAGCTGCCCTTAAAAAGGAAGGGGAGCAGAACTTTTTTGGTGCCATGTACTTGGAAATGGCTGAGCCTGTCCAATCTCTGATGGTCGTTAAAAGTCTGGCAGGTGCAATAGTAGAAGCTAGCAAGTCAATGAAATACCAAGGCCTCTTTTTAGAAAAAGAAAGCAGTCATTTGGGCGAATTTTACAATAAAAACAAGGCCAATCAGCTGACGGATGAGGAATTCCAGCTCCTACTGGACTACAATGCCCATCTTTACAAGAAAGCGGCTGAGAAGATTTTAGAAGGCCAGTTCGCCATTAATCCTTATACTGAAAATGGCAGAAGTATTGCACCGTATGTTCAGCAACACCAAGCCATTACTGGATTTGAAGCCAATTACCACTTGGACCAAGCCCGTTTCCTAGAAAAATTGGACTTAGCTGACAGCAAGCGTCTGGTCGGAGAAAAACTCAAGCAAGCTTGGTTTGAAAAAATAAGAGAGGAGTTGAATCGATGA
- a CDS encoding ABC transporter ATP-binding protein produces the protein MKTVLDIHGLSKNFDKQAILQDLHLTIREGDIYGLIGKNGAGKTTLIKIITQLLFADKGTVSLFSSKSENESTKALSRVGSVIESPVAHNHLTAYQNLKYYCMIRHIPNADQVIREILDYVGLSDTGKKVFRDFSLGMKQRLGIAIALLSKPDFLILDEPINGLDPIGIKEFRLMIQRLNQEKGITILISSHILSELYLLANRFGILDQGKIIREISKAEFETLSEDYIVLKTSDKEKACQVLKEQIQLQFKVVNPENEIHIFGQEQDVKQILKELTLADVAIDEIYYARQNLEEYFTQLVQ, from the coding sequence ATGAAAACAGTACTTGACATTCATGGATTGTCCAAAAACTTTGACAAACAAGCTATCCTTCAGGATCTTCATCTAACGATAAGAGAGGGAGATATTTATGGACTTATCGGTAAGAACGGAGCTGGGAAGACCACCTTAATAAAAATTATTACACAACTACTCTTTGCGGATAAAGGAACAGTTTCCCTCTTTTCTAGTAAATCGGAAAATGAGTCGACCAAGGCTCTATCTCGAGTAGGTTCAGTGATAGAATCACCCGTAGCACATAATCACTTAACAGCTTATCAAAATCTGAAATATTACTGTATGATTCGTCATATTCCAAATGCTGATCAAGTCATTCGAGAAATACTAGACTATGTAGGTTTGTCAGATACAGGTAAGAAAGTCTTTCGTGATTTCTCGTTAGGAATGAAACAAAGACTTGGTATTGCCATTGCCCTCCTATCCAAACCAGACTTCCTGATCCTAGATGAACCTATCAACGGTCTCGACCCAATCGGTATCAAAGAATTTCGTCTGATGATTCAACGACTCAATCAAGAAAAAGGAATCACCATTCTCATCTCTAGCCATATCTTGTCAGAACTCTATCTTCTAGCCAATCGCTTTGGTATTTTAGATCAAGGCAAGATTATACGTGAAATCAGCAAAGCTGAATTTGAAACACTAAGTGAGGATTATATTGTTCTTAAGACATCTGATAAAGAGAAAGCTTGTCAAGTATTGAAAGAACAAATCCAGCTCCAGTTTAAGGTTGTTAATCCTGAGAATGAAATCCACATCTTTGGTCAGGAACAAGATGTCAAACAGATTCTCAAGGAATTAACTTTGGCAGATGTTGCCATTGACGAGATTTACTATGCCCGTCAAAACCTAGAAGAATACTTCACTCAATTGGTCCAATAG
- a CDS encoding IS30-like element ISSmi1 family transposase, with translation MTKKQKHLTLEDRIDIQTGISQQETFRSIAEKMGKDPSTISKEIKRNRIMHPTSVKSDCTDCPLLKKAPYVCNNCPKKRTDCGFNRYLYYAKKAQEQYETMLRESRQGIPLNKESFYQMDKVLTQGIQKKQSIYHIIQTHNLPVSKATVYRHAKLGYLTAKPIDFPRMVTFKERRKSRKVAIPKELKIGRTYQDFQELRETDDFFKWLEMDTVIGRPGGKLLLTFNVSFCNFLFALLLNNKTALEVATKFAALKERVMDGGCAFHQLFPVILTDNGSEFAYVEELERDIDGKSHLYFCDPSRPDQKGRIEKNHTVLRAILPKGTSFDQLTQKDVNLVISHVNSLKREEFQGKSAYDIFTFTFGEDIAALLGCQFVKPEDTHLSPDLLK, from the coding sequence ATGACGAAAAAACAAAAACATCTCACTCTAGAAGACCGTATTGACATCCAAACTGGAATCAGCCAACAGGAGACTTTCCGTTCCATCGCTGAGAAGATGGGGAAAGACCCGTCAACGATTTCAAAGGAAATCAAGCGCAATCGCATCATGCATCCAACATCCGTCAAATCTGATTGCACGGATTGCCCTCTTCTCAAAAAAGCTCCTTATGTCTGTAACAACTGTCCAAAAAAGAGGACGGATTGTGGGTTTAACCGCTATCTTTACTACGCGAAAAAGGCACAGGAGCAGTACGAGACTATGTTGAGGGAATCCAGACAGGGAATTCCCCTAAACAAGGAAAGTTTTTATCAGATGGACAAGGTCTTAACCCAAGGCATCCAGAAGAAACAAAGCATCTACCATATCATTCAGACACATAACCTACCTGTGTCGAAAGCTACGGTGTATCGGCATGCCAAGCTGGGCTATCTGACAGCCAAGCCCATTGATTTCCCTCGGATGGTCACGTTCAAGGAACGCAGAAAATCCAGAAAAGTAGCTATTCCTAAAGAGCTGAAAATTGGGCGGACCTATCAAGATTTCCAAGAGTTACGAGAAACAGATGATTTCTTCAAATGGTTGGAAATGGACACGGTCATCGGCAGACCTGGTGGAAAGCTACTGCTCACCTTCAACGTTTCCTTCTGCAACTTCCTCTTCGCCCTGCTTTTGAACAACAAGACCGCTCTGGAGGTCGCCACTAAATTCGCAGCTTTGAAAGAAAGAGTCATGGACGGAGGGTGTGCGTTCCATCAGCTGTTCCCTGTCATTCTCACAGACAACGGATCTGAGTTCGCCTATGTGGAGGAGCTTGAGCGAGACATTGATGGGAAGTCTCACCTCTACTTCTGCGACCCTAGCCGTCCTGACCAGAAGGGGCGGATTGAGAAGAACCATACGGTTTTGCGAGCCATTCTTCCCAAGGGCACTTCCTTTGACCAGCTGACTCAGAAAGACGTCAATCTAGTCATTTCCCATGTCAATTCCTTGAAACGAGAAGAGTTTCAAGGAAAATCTGCTTACGACATCTTCACCTTCACCTTTGGCGAGGACATCGCTGCTCTTCTGGGTTGCCAATTTGTCAAACCAGAAGACACACACCTATCACCTGATTTATTGAAATAA
- a CDS encoding Cof-type HAD-IIB family hydrolase yields the protein MIKLLALDMDGTLLNEAKEIPQAHITAIHQAIEKGVKLVLCTGRPLFGVLPYYKKLGLDLQNEYVIVNNGCSTHQTSDWGLVDWQELSPADIDYLYDLAEKSEVQLTLFDETHYFVLGGKPNQVIQNDADLVFSDLTEISLEEATSGKYRMFQGMFLGTESQTDDFEKRFAEELCQRFSGVRSQPVIYEAMPLGTTKATALSRLAEILKIDSSEIMAMGDANNDIEMLQFAGLGIAMGNASDYVKSLANDVTASNEEDGVARAIEKYIL from the coding sequence ATGATTAAACTACTAGCCTTGGATATGGACGGAACCCTCCTCAATGAAGCCAAGGAAATCCCACAAGCTCACATTACTGCCATTCACCAAGCTATTGAAAAAGGTGTTAAATTAGTACTTTGTACTGGTCGCCCGCTTTTCGGTGTTCTCCCCTACTACAAAAAACTGGGACTCGACCTCCAGAATGAGTATGTCATTGTTAACAACGGTTGTTCAACTCACCAGACAAGTGACTGGGGACTAGTTGACTGGCAAGAACTTAGTCCAGCTGACATCGATTACCTCTATGATCTAGCTGAAAAGAGTGAGGTTCAGTTGACACTTTTTGACGAGACACACTATTTTGTTCTCGGTGGCAAGCCCAATCAAGTCATCCAAAATGATGCCGACCTAGTCTTTTCAGACCTGACAGAAATTTCTCTTGAGGAAGCAACTAGTGGCAAGTATCGTATGTTCCAAGGTATGTTTTTAGGGACAGAGAGCCAAACGGACGATTTTGAGAAGCGTTTTGCTGAAGAACTCTGTCAACGATTCAGTGGCGTTCGTTCGCAGCCTGTCATTTATGAAGCTATGCCGCTTGGAACAACAAAGGCCACTGCTCTTTCACGACTAGCAGAGATTTTGAAGATTGATTCCTCAGAAATTATGGCTATGGGCGATGCCAATAATGATATCGAAATGCTCCAGTTTGCAGGACTGGGCATTGCTATGGGAAATGCCAGTGATTATGTCAAATCCCTAGCTAATGACGTTACAGCCAGCAACGAAGAAGACGGCGTCGCGCGTGCTATTGAGAAATATATTTTATAA
- the addA gene encoding helicase-exonuclease AddAB subunit AddA gives MKPIPFLTDEEIQKLQDAEAHSSKEQKKTAEQIEAIYTSGQNILVSASAGSGKTFVMAERILDQLARGVEISQLFISTFTVKAATELKERLEKKISQQIQESDDVDLKQHLGRQLADLPNAAIGTMDSFTQKFLGKHGYLIDIAPNFRILQNQSEQLLLKNEVFHEVFEAHYQSKQKETFSHLLKNFAGRGKDERGLRQQVYKIYDFLQSTSNPQKWLSESFLKGFEEADFTNEKEKLTEQIQQALWDLENFFRYHLDNDAKEFPKAAYLENVQLILDEIGSLNQESDSQAYQAVLARVVAISKEKNGRALTNASRKADLKPLADAYNEERKTQFAKLGQLSDQITILDYQERYHGDTWELAKTFQAFMSDFVEAYRQRKRQENAFEFADISHYTIEILENFPQVREAYQERFHEVMVDEYQDTNHIQERMLELLSNGHNRFMVGDIKQSIYRFRQADPQIFNEKFQRYAQNPQEGKLILLKENFRSSSEVLSATNDVFERLMDQEVGEINYDNMHQLVFANTKLTPNPDNKAEFLLYDKDDTSEEEESQTETKLTGEMRLVIKEILKLYKEQGVSFKEIALLTSSRSRNDQILLALSEYGIPVKTDGEQNNYLQSLEVQVMLDTLRVIHNPLQDYALVALMKSPMFGFDEDELARLALQKAEDKIQENLYEKLVNAQKQVSSHRNLIHTALAEKLNQFMNILDSWRLYAKTHSLYDLIWRIYNDRFYYDYVGSLPNGPARQANLYALALRADQFEKSNFKGLSRFIGMINQVLEVQHDLASVAVAPPKDAVELMTIHKSKGLEFPYVFILNMDQDFNKQDSMSEVILSRQNGLGVKYIAKMETGAVEDHYPKTIKLSIPSLTHRQNEEELQLASYSEQMRLLYVAMTRAEKKLYLVGKGSREKLEAKEYPAAKNGKLNSNTRLQAKNFQDWIWAISKVFAKDHLNFSYRFVGEDQLTREAIGQLENKSPLQDSSQADNRQSETIKETLEMLKEVEVYNTLHRAAIELPSVQTPSQIKKFYEPVMDMEGVEIAGQGQSVDKKISFDLPDFSTKEKVTGAEIGSATHELMQRMDLTQRPTLASLTETLQQVQTSPAVRDKINLSKILAFFNTALGQEILANTNHLYREQPFSMLKRDQKSQEDFVVRGILDGYLLYEDKIILFDYKTDRYDEPSQLIARYHGQLALYGEALSRSYSIENIEKYLILLGKDEVQVVKV, from the coding sequence ATGAAGCCCATTCCCTTTTTAACTGATGAGGAAATTCAAAAACTGCAAGATGCAGAGGCGCACTCGAGCAAGGAACAGAAGAAAACTGCCGAGCAAATTGAAGCCATCTACACTTCTGGTCAAAATATCCTCGTTTCAGCGTCGGCTGGTTCTGGGAAGACTTTTGTCATGGCCGAGCGTATTCTGGACCAGTTAGCGCGTGGTGTGGAAATTTCTCAACTCTTTATCTCAACCTTTACAGTTAAGGCTGCCACAGAGCTTAAGGAACGTTTGGAGAAAAAAATCAGCCAACAAATCCAAGAAAGCGATGACGTTGACCTCAAACAACACTTGGGTCGTCAGTTGGCAGACCTACCTAACGCAGCCATCGGAACCATGGATTCCTTCACACAAAAATTCCTTGGCAAACATGGCTATCTGATTGATATTGCGCCTAATTTCCGTATTTTACAAAATCAAAGCGAGCAACTCCTTCTAAAAAACGAAGTCTTTCATGAGGTATTTGAAGCCCATTACCAAAGCAAACAGAAAGAGACCTTTAGTCATTTGCTGAAAAACTTTGCTGGGCGAGGCAAGGATGAACGTGGTCTGCGCCAGCAAGTTTACAAAATCTATGACTTCCTCCAATCCACCAGTAATCCTCAAAAGTGGCTGAGTGAATCTTTCCTCAAAGGTTTTGAAGAGGCTGATTTTACGAATGAAAAAGAAAAACTAACTGAGCAAATCCAGCAAGCCCTTTGGGATTTGGAAAACTTTTTCCGTTATCATCTGGATAATGATGCCAAGGAGTTTCCCAAGGCAGCTTATTTAGAAAATGTTCAGTTGATTCTGGATGAAATTGGCTCCTTAAATCAGGAGTCCGATAGTCAGGCTTATCAGGCAGTGCTTGCGCGTGTTGTCGCCATTTCGAAAGAGAAAAACGGTCGGGCTCTGACTAATGCCAGTCGTAAGGCTGATTTGAAGCCACTGGCCGATGCCTACAACGAAGAGAGAAAGACCCAGTTTGCTAAACTTGGACAACTGTCAGACCAGATAACCATTCTCGACTATCAAGAACGTTATCATGGAGACACATGGGAATTAGCTAAAACCTTCCAAGCCTTCATGAGTGATTTTGTAGAAGCTTATCGTCAGCGTAAACGTCAGGAAAATGCCTTTGAATTCGCTGATATCAGCCATTACACCATTGAGATTTTAGAGAATTTCCCGCAAGTCCGTGAGGCTTATCAGGAACGTTTCCATGAAGTCATGGTAGACGAGTATCAGGATACCAACCATATTCAAGAACGGATGCTGGAATTGCTATCTAATGGCCACAATCGCTTTATGGTGGGAGATATCAAGCAGTCCATCTACCGATTTCGTCAAGCAGACCCGCAGATTTTCAATGAGAAATTCCAACGCTATGCGCAAAATCCCCAAGAAGGCAAACTCATTCTCCTCAAGGAAAATTTCCGTAGTAGTTCAGAAGTGCTGTCAGCAACCAATGATGTCTTTGAACGCCTCATGGACCAAGAGGTCGGCGAAATCAACTATGATAACATGCACCAGCTTGTTTTTGCCAATACCAAACTGACTCCCAATCCAGACAATAAGGCAGAATTTCTCCTCTACGACAAGGACGACACAAGTGAGGAAGAAGAGAGTCAAACAGAAACGAAACTAACAGGTGAAATGCGCTTAGTTATCAAGGAAATCCTTAAACTCTATAAGGAACAAGGTGTTTCCTTTAAAGAAATCGCCCTTCTGACCTCCAGTCGCAGTCGTAACGACCAGATTCTTCTCGCCCTGTCTGAGTACGGGATTCCTGTCAAAACTGACGGCGAGCAAAACAATTATCTCCAATCCTTAGAAGTACAAGTCATGCTGGACACCCTTCGTGTCATTCACAATCCCCTGCAAGACTACGCCTTGGTTGCCCTTATGAAGTCTCCAATGTTTGGTTTTGACGAGGACGAGTTAGCACGTTTAGCTCTTCAAAAAGCAGAGGATAAAATCCAAGAAAATCTCTATGAGAAACTGGTCAATGCTCAAAAACAGGTAAGCAGCCATAGAAACTTGATTCACACAGCTCTAGCTGAAAAACTAAATCAATTCATGAATATCTTGGATTCTTGGCGTCTGTATGCCAAAACGCACTCCCTCTATGACTTGATTTGGAGGATTTACAATGATCGTTTTTACTACGATTATGTTGGGTCTTTGCCAAATGGACCTGCTAGACAGGCCAATCTCTATGCCCTAGCACTGCGTGCTGATCAATTTGAAAAGAGCAACTTCAAAGGCTTGTCACGTTTTATTGGTATGATTAACCAAGTCTTAGAAGTCCAGCACGATCTTGCAAGCGTGGCCGTCGCACCGCCAAAAGATGCAGTAGAGCTCATGACTATCCACAAGAGTAAAGGGCTAGAGTTTCCTTACGTCTTTATTCTCAATATGGATCAAGATTTCAACAAGCAAGACTCTATGTCAGAAGTCATTCTCAGTCGTCAGAATGGTCTTGGTGTCAAATATATTGCCAAAATGGAGACAGGAGCAGTGGAAGATCACTATCCTAAAACCATAAAACTCTCCATTCCTAGCCTGACCCATAGGCAGAACGAAGAAGAATTACAGCTGGCAAGCTATTCAGAGCAAATGCGTCTGCTTTATGTTGCTATGACGCGGGCTGAGAAAAAGCTCTATCTTGTCGGTAAAGGTTCTCGTGAAAAGTTGGAAGCCAAGGAATACCCAGCAGCTAAAAATGGAAAACTAAACAGCAACACTAGACTTCAAGCCAAGAATTTCCAAGATTGGATTTGGGCTATCAGTAAAGTATTTGCCAAGGATCATCTCAACTTTAGCTATCGTTTTGTTGGTGAAGATCAGCTGACTAGAGAAGCTATCGGTCAGTTGGAAAACAAAAGTCCTCTCCAAGATAGCTCCCAAGCAGACAATCGTCAGTCAGAAACCATTAAAGAAACTCTGGAAATGCTGAAAGAAGTGGAAGTCTATAATACTCTTCACCGCGCAGCTATTGAATTGCCAAGTGTTCAAACTCCAAGTCAAATCAAGAAATTCTACGAACCCGTTATGGATATGGAAGGTGTTGAGATTGCTGGTCAAGGACAGTCAGTAGACAAGAAAATTAGCTTTGATTTACCAGATTTTTCAACCAAAGAAAAGGTAACTGGAGCTGAAATTGGTAGTGCTACCCACGAACTGATGCAGAGAATGGACCTCACTCAGAGACCAACGCTTGCTAGCCTAACAGAAACTCTCCAACAGGTTCAAACCAGCCCAGCTGTTAGGGACAAGATCAATCTTTCGAAAATTCTTGCATTCTTTAACACAGCACTCGGTCAGGAAATTCTTGCTAATACCAACCATCTTTATCGCGAACAACCTTTCTCTATGCTCAAACGAGACCAAAAGAGTCAGGAAGACTTTGTTGTCCGTGGTATCCTTGATGGCTATCTACTTTACGAAGATAAAATCATTCTGTTCGACTATAAGACAGACCGCTATGATGAGCCAAGTCAACTCATTGCTCGCTATCATGGTCAGTTAGCCCTATACGGAGAAGCTTTATCTCGATCCTATTCGATTGAAAATATTGAAAAATACTTGATTTTACTCGGTAAAGACGAGGTTCAAGTTGTAAAAGTATAA
- a CDS encoding ABC transporter permease, which produces MIHTIQADFYRLFRSKGFWITEFILFTLMLMGASIGATGHLMAIQTEEPEIPTHGWDGVQALINASSQGSNLVFLCIVLTCLVLGVDLIGKLYKNSLTVGVSRTEFFLAKAFVVACIALLQLIISLVIAFIPATILNGFGTMPDGFIGNLLITISLQFLCLLAWLSIVSFILYVSHSYLAVFIGYFVSSILLSMPMLIFPSIKILPYLSLQFFYAMTANSESIFYTLIVTLAVIVIFNLSGLAVFKKKSL; this is translated from the coding sequence ATGATACATACCATTCAAGCAGACTTTTACCGTCTTTTCCGTTCCAAAGGATTCTGGATTACAGAATTTATTCTCTTTACTCTCATGCTAATGGGAGCAAGTATAGGAGCCACGGGCCATCTGATGGCAATCCAGACAGAAGAACCAGAAATTCCAACCCATGGCTGGGACGGTGTACAAGCCCTGATTAACGCATCTAGTCAAGGTTCAAATCTCGTTTTTCTCTGTATTGTTCTAACTTGCCTCGTTCTCGGTGTTGATTTAATCGGAAAGCTCTATAAAAATAGTTTGACAGTAGGGGTTTCTCGTACAGAGTTTTTCCTTGCCAAAGCCTTTGTAGTGGCTTGTATTGCACTCTTGCAACTTATCATCAGCCTTGTGATTGCCTTTATTCCAGCAACTATCTTAAATGGATTTGGAACTATGCCTGATGGCTTTATTGGCAATCTACTGATAACCATTTCCCTTCAATTCCTTTGCCTCCTTGCTTGGCTTTCCATTGTTTCCTTTATCCTCTATGTTAGTCATTCTTATCTTGCAGTATTTATTGGTTATTTTGTCAGCTCTATCTTACTTTCTATGCCAATGCTCATCTTCCCAAGTATCAAAATTTTGCCATATTTATCATTGCAGTTTTTCTATGCCATGACTGCTAATAGTGAATCCATTTTCTATACACTTATAGTTACCTTAGCTGTTATTGTAATCTTTAATCTAAGTGGACTGGCAGTTTTCAAAAAGAAAAGTTTATAA